In Romeriopsis navalis LEGE 11480, the following proteins share a genomic window:
- a CDS encoding single-stranded DNA-binding protein, whose amino-acid sequence MSLNVVTLVGRVGGDPETRRFESGNMKTNATLAVNRPTKSDQPDWFNLEFWGKQAGVVENYVRKGSLIGIKGSLKIETWNDKNTGALRSKPVILVDRLDLLGSRRDNEAPMSGGSSGGGNSNYDDDF is encoded by the coding sequence ATGAGCTTAAACGTAGTGACATTAGTGGGTCGAGTCGGCGGCGATCCCGAAACCCGGCGGTTTGAGTCTGGCAATATGAAGACTAACGCCACCTTAGCAGTGAACCGTCCCACCAAATCTGATCAGCCGGATTGGTTTAACCTGGAATTTTGGGGTAAACAGGCAGGCGTCGTCGAGAATTATGTCCGTAAAGGCAGTCTGATTGGCATCAAGGGATCGCTGAAGATCGAAACCTGGAATGATAAAAATACTGGCGCACTCCGATCGAAGCCAGTCATTTTGGTCGATCGGTTGGATTTGTTAGGTTCTCGCCGGGATAATGAAGCACCCATGTCGGGTGGCAGCAGCGGTGGTGGGAACAGCAACTATGACGATGATTTCTAA
- the ruvX gene encoding Holliday junction resolvase RuvX, whose translation MYLGFDPGKDKCGVAIVDPHQQPVWHEVVQSAAVLEKLAVLQQQHDVVCLVMGDQTASKHWRAKIQAAFPELAIHQVDERYSSLEARDRYWQMYPAHGLVQLLPQGLRQPPRPVDDIVAILLVERYLAQLATMADEA comes from the coding sequence ATGTACTTAGGGTTTGACCCAGGTAAAGATAAATGTGGAGTGGCGATCGTTGATCCCCACCAACAGCCGGTTTGGCATGAAGTGGTTCAATCGGCGGCAGTGTTGGAGAAATTGGCGGTTTTACAGCAGCAGCACGATGTGGTGTGTTTAGTGATGGGCGACCAGACCGCGTCAAAACACTGGCGGGCAAAGATTCAAGCGGCATTTCCGGAGTTAGCGATTCATCAGGTTGATGAGCGCTATAGTTCGCTTGAGGCACGCGATCGTTATTGGCAAATGTATCCTGCGCATGGCTTGGTGCAGCTCCTACCCCAGGGTTTACGGCAACCGCCTCGGCCAGTGGACGATATTGTGGCGATTTTGCTGGTGGAGCGTTACTTGGCCCAATTGGCGACGATGGCGGATGAAGCCTAA
- a CDS encoding DUF3084 domain-containing protein: MSLEFFLILLVLALGGAIAPLGDRIGTKVGKARLSLFNLRPKKTAVLITILTGIVISASTMGLLLLVSRGIRDRLLNFDKIRRGFQRDVETAQVELEKANTDKSKVEDQLQDFKLERVRVQTQLNRINQSLQGAVARQQKTEALRQRVERQRNQIQSQLTQVSGQALELRSDIGRLERDRQVLVQQRNQVAQQIAQRDREISRRNQLVQQRDQEIKNRDQVINQREQRLKELEQQQVFLQTELTQLAEIAQQSAQLRVGVPAIVRDQTLALAVVQAQGPSQARQAIDVVLGQANRLAVQRIRPGSNVTDQQIIQIERAEIDRLLSRIADGSPYVMRVLAAANYLLGEPLTERRGVRVFIQVVPNRIIFSSNAIVSAQLITNPAERSSDELQEWVTQLINQANFRARQKGVWSNTSTVRFQSVEAVVTQLKQSTTSAEVRIVAAEDTFTAGPLKLEFVVVEAGEVTLRTEQRN, translated from the coding sequence GCACCGCTGGGCGATCGTATTGGCACAAAAGTCGGTAAGGCCCGTCTGAGCCTGTTTAATCTGCGCCCGAAGAAGACGGCAGTATTAATTACGATTTTGACGGGCATTGTAATCTCGGCTTCGACGATGGGGCTGTTGTTGTTGGTGAGTCGAGGGATTCGCGATCGATTATTGAACTTCGATAAGATTCGGCGCGGGTTTCAACGCGATGTTGAAACGGCGCAGGTGGAACTCGAAAAAGCGAATACCGATAAATCGAAGGTGGAAGATCAGCTGCAGGACTTTAAACTGGAGCGTGTGCGGGTTCAAACCCAACTGAATCGGATCAATCAATCGCTTCAAGGTGCGGTGGCGCGACAGCAGAAAACTGAGGCGTTACGGCAGCGGGTTGAGCGCCAACGCAATCAAATTCAGTCGCAGTTGACCCAGGTCTCAGGCCAAGCATTAGAGCTGCGATCGGATATTGGCCGATTGGAGCGCGATCGCCAGGTCTTGGTGCAACAGCGCAACCAAGTAGCCCAACAAATTGCTCAACGTGACCGAGAAATCAGTCGCCGGAATCAATTAGTCCAGCAGCGTGATCAAGAGATTAAAAATCGTGATCAAGTGATTAACCAGCGCGAACAGCGCCTGAAGGAGTTAGAGCAGCAACAAGTCTTTCTCCAAACTGAGCTGACGCAGTTAGCCGAAATCGCCCAGCAATCGGCGCAGTTGCGGGTGGGTGTGCCGGCGATTGTGCGGGACCAGACGTTGGCTCTAGCGGTCGTTCAGGCCCAAGGCCCGAGTCAGGCGCGTCAGGCGATTGATGTTGTGCTTGGACAGGCTAACCGCTTAGCGGTTCAGCGGATTCGTCCCGGCAGTAATGTGACCGATCAGCAGATTATTCAGATTGAACGTGCAGAAATCGATCGCCTGTTATCGCGGATTGCAGATGGTTCACCCTACGTGATGCGGGTTTTAGCCGCAGCAAATTACCTTTTGGGTGAACCGCTGACGGAGCGGCGGGGAGTGCGGGTCTTTATCCAAGTTGTGCCGAATCGCATCATCTTCTCCTCCAATGCGATCGTCAGTGCTCAATTGATTACGAATCCAGCGGAGCGCAGTAGCGATGAGCTGCAAGAGTGGGTGACGCAATTGATTAACCAAGCAAATTTCCGGGCGCGTCAGAAGGGGGTATGGTCGAACACCAGTACTGTCCGATTTCAGTCGGTAGAAGCGGTAGTGACACAACTCAAGCAATCGACCACATCGGCAGAAGTGCGCATTGTCGCTGCCGAGGATACCTTTACGGCGGGCCCACTGAAATTAGAATTTGTCGTGGTTGAGGCCGGGGAAGTCACTTTACGCACGGAGCAGAGGAATTGA